The following are encoded in a window of Thermodesulfobacterium geofontis OPF15 genomic DNA:
- a CDS encoding pyridoxal phosphate-dependent aminotransferase has translation MIKLAERVKNLKPSATLAVDAKAKALKEAGIEVINLSAGEPDFDTPEYIKSAAKKALDDGMTKYVATPGLLSLRKAICERLKIDYGFNYTPEEVLVTTGAKQAIFNFLLAVVNKGDEVLILSPYWVSYPAMVEIAEGIPKIISSSIEKNFEPDISEIEKNITSKTVGIIINSPSNPTGLIYSEEFLRGIAELAKKYDLWILSDDIYDKLRFDFKPPQNILSIAPELRDRVFMVNGVSKTYAMTGWRIGWLIGPKEIIKVCSNIQGQSTSHATSFAQKAAEIALTSPQDEVERMCKIFAQRAQLLSQILREIPGIEFIPPQGAFYLFAKVSAYYNKKTPEGKEIKDSISFSEYLLDSAKVAVVPGSAFGDDEFVRISFANSEENLKKAISEIKKALEKLN, from the coding sequence ATGATTAAATTAGCAGAAAGAGTAAAAAATCTTAAACCTTCTGCTACACTTGCAGTTGATGCTAAGGCAAAAGCACTTAAAGAAGCAGGAATTGAAGTAATTAATCTTTCTGCAGGAGAGCCAGATTTTGATACTCCTGAGTATATAAAATCTGCTGCTAAAAAAGCTCTTGATGATGGGATGACTAAATATGTAGCAACTCCTGGACTTTTAAGTTTAAGAAAGGCTATTTGTGAGAGACTTAAAATAGATTATGGATTTAACTATACTCCTGAAGAAGTTCTTGTAACTACAGGGGCAAAACAAGCCATATTTAATTTTTTATTAGCAGTAGTGAATAAAGGAGATGAAGTTTTAATTCTTTCTCCTTATTGGGTTTCCTATCCTGCTATGGTGGAAATTGCTGAAGGGATTCCTAAAATAATATCTTCCTCAATAGAAAAAAATTTTGAACCAGATATTTCAGAAATAGAAAAAAATATCACTTCAAAAACTGTAGGGATTATAATAAATAGTCCTTCTAATCCAACTGGGCTAATTTATTCAGAAGAATTTTTGAGAGGAATTGCAGAACTTGCTAAAAAATATGATCTTTGGATTTTAAGTGATGACATTTATGATAAATTGAGATTTGATTTTAAACCTCCCCAAAATATCCTTTCTATTGCTCCTGAGCTAAGAGACAGAGTTTTTATGGTAAATGGAGTATCTAAAACTTATGCTATGACTGGTTGGAGGATAGGTTGGTTAATAGGTCCTAAAGAGATAATTAAAGTTTGTTCAAATATTCAAGGGCAAAGCACTTCCCATGCTACAAGTTTTGCTCAAAAAGCAGCAGAAATTGCTCTCACTTCTCCTCAAGATGAAGTAGAAAGAATGTGCAAAATTTTTGCTCAAAGAGCTCAACTTTTATCTCAAATTTTAAGAGAAATACCTGGAATTGAATTTATACCTCCTCAAGGGGCTTTTTATTTATTTGCCAAGGTATCAGCTTATTATAACAAAAAAACTCCAGAAGGTAAAGAAATAAAAGATTCTATCAGTTTTTCAGAGTATCTACTTGATTCAGCTAAGGTTGCAGTAGTTCCTGGTTCTGCCTTTGGAGATGATGAATTTGTCAGAATCTCTTTTGCAAATTCAGAAGAAAATCTCAAAAAAGCAATTTCTGAAATTAAAAAAGCTTTAGAAAAACTTAATTAA
- a CDS encoding YMGG-like glycine zipper-containing protein: MGKLLWKRLIGLLVIVIFSFTIFTGCMPETGEKTKEGAAIGAVAGAALGALIDKNNRWRGVVVGAAVGTLIGGTAGYIMDKAAKEAATTKKPVTYESEDRIQKVYAKPVKSQGNCEWVTVQYYEYGKLVKEEKRLVCPN, encoded by the coding sequence ATGGGAAAGTTACTCTGGAAAAGATTAATTGGGCTTTTAGTAATAGTTATTTTTTCTTTTACTATATTCACAGGTTGTATGCCTGAAACAGGAGAAAAGACTAAAGAAGGAGCAGCAATTGGTGCAGTTGCTGGAGCTGCTCTTGGTGCTCTTATAGATAAAAATAATCGCTGGAGAGGAGTAGTAGTAGGAGCTGCTGTAGGAACCTTAATCGGCGGAACAGCTGGCTATATTATGGATAAAGCAGCCAAAGAAGCAGCTACCACAAAAAAACCAGTTACTTACGAAAGTGAAGATAGAATTCAAAAAGTTTATGCTAAACCTGTAAAATCTCAAGGAAATTGCGAATGGGTTACAGTTCAATATTACGAATATGGAAAGCTTGTTAAGGAAGAAAAAAGATTGGTTTGCCCAAATTAA
- a CDS encoding DedA family protein encodes MALESTLVPIPSEIIIPPAAYLAYKGSLSLTGVILSGVLGSLAGSLFNYFIALKIGRPVIVYFIKKYGKFFLITEKAFYKVENFWDNHGHISTFVGRLLPGFRHVISIPAGFAKMNLYLFSFFTTLGAGIWCCFLAFCGYFFGKNEMLLKEYLHKGSFGLIIFCVILIAFYIKFKLKK; translated from the coding sequence ATGGCTTTGGAATCAACCTTGGTTCCCATTCCAAGTGAGATAATAATTCCCCCTGCAGCATATTTAGCCTACAAAGGCAGTTTATCACTTACAGGGGTTATTTTATCTGGGGTTTTAGGTAGTTTAGCAGGTTCTCTATTTAACTATTTTATCGCTTTAAAAATAGGTCGCCCTGTAATTGTTTATTTTATAAAAAAATATGGAAAATTTTTCTTGATTACAGAAAAAGCTTTTTATAAGGTAGAAAATTTTTGGGACAATCACGGGCACATAAGCACTTTTGTAGGAAGGCTTTTACCCGGGTTTAGGCATGTAATTTCTATTCCTGCTGGTTTTGCTAAAATGAATTTATATCTTTTTTCCTTTTTTACTACCCTTGGAGCAGGAATTTGGTGTTGCTTTTTAGCCTTTTGTGGCTACTTTTTTGGCAAAAATGAAATGCTATTAAAAGAATATCTACATAAGGGCTCTTTTGGATTGATAATTTTCTGTGTTATTCTAATAGCCTTTTATATAAAATTTAAACTTAAAAAATGA